The following coding sequences are from one Mycolicibacterium aichiense window:
- a CDS encoding ABC transporter substrate-binding protein, with amino-acid sequence MAVGRRRAAAVAVAAVLGVLAPSALTSCSGSPADQINYAVDGLLLTYNTNTVRGAASAGPQAFARVLTGFNFHGPDGQVLADHDFGSVSVVGRDPLVLDYQIADNAVYSDGKPVTCDDMVLAWAAQSGRFPAFDAASRAGYLDIDTVDCQPGQKKARVTYFPGRAVTDYLQLFTATSMMPSHVLGDVLGVDVTRTIQGGDPAAIDRVAQAWNSVWDLKPGLSADDLKRFPSSGPYKIDAVLPEGAVVLTANDRWWGAKPITKRITVWPRGVDVQDRINSGTFQVVDVATGSSGTLTTPDGYDRRELPSGGIEQLIFAPDGPLAATPARRAVALCTPRDLIALNAETPMSNARLNPANDDAFSGIEGAAIGPQFGAANPDAARDALGGQPLTVRIGYQAPNPRLAATVGAITKSCAAAGITVVDATSESAGPQALRDGQLDVLLASTGGATGSGSTGSSALDAYTLFAGNGDNLPRYSNPQIDGIISALAVTSDSKEQARLLTDSSPILWGDMPTLPLYRQQRTVLVSKKMYAVEGNPTKWGAGWNMDRWVFEK; translated from the coding sequence ATGGCAGTCGGGCGTCGGCGCGCCGCCGCTGTCGCAGTGGCCGCGGTCCTGGGGGTGCTCGCGCCGAGCGCGCTGACGTCGTGTTCGGGTAGCCCCGCGGATCAGATCAACTACGCCGTCGACGGCTTGCTGCTCACCTACAACACCAACACGGTGCGCGGGGCGGCCTCGGCGGGTCCGCAGGCCTTCGCGCGGGTGCTCACCGGATTCAACTTCCACGGGCCCGACGGCCAGGTGCTGGCCGATCACGACTTCGGCTCGGTGTCGGTGGTGGGCCGCGATCCGCTGGTGCTGGATTATCAGATCGCGGACAACGCTGTGTATTCCGACGGCAAGCCGGTCACCTGCGACGACATGGTCCTGGCGTGGGCAGCGCAGTCCGGGCGGTTCCCGGCGTTCGACGCCGCCAGCCGCGCCGGCTATCTGGACATCGACACCGTCGACTGTCAGCCGGGCCAGAAGAAGGCCCGGGTCACCTACTTTCCCGGCCGCGCTGTCACCGACTACCTGCAGCTGTTCACCGCCACCTCGATGATGCCGTCGCATGTGCTCGGCGACGTCCTCGGTGTCGACGTCACCCGGACCATCCAGGGCGGTGACCCCGCCGCCATTGACAGAGTCGCCCAGGCGTGGAATTCGGTGTGGGACCTCAAGCCCGGCCTCAGTGCCGACGACCTCAAACGCTTCCCGTCGTCGGGGCCGTACAAGATCGACGCGGTGCTGCCGGAGGGCGCGGTGGTGCTCACCGCCAACGACCGCTGGTGGGGTGCCAAGCCGATCACCAAGCGGATCACGGTGTGGCCGCGCGGCGTCGACGTACAAGACCGCATCAACAGCGGCACGTTCCAGGTGGTCGACGTGGCGACCGGGTCGTCGGGCACACTGACCACCCCCGACGGCTACGACCGTCGCGAGCTGCCGTCCGGTGGCATCGAGCAGCTGATCTTCGCCCCGGACGGACCGCTGGCCGCCACACCGGCCCGCCGCGCGGTGGCGCTGTGCACGCCGCGTGACCTGATCGCGTTGAACGCCGAGACCCCGATGTCGAATGCGCGCCTCAACCCCGCCAACGACGACGCCTTCAGCGGTATCGAGGGGGCGGCGATCGGTCCCCAGTTCGGTGCGGCCAACCCCGACGCCGCCCGCGATGCGCTCGGCGGTCAGCCGCTGACCGTCCGGATCGGCTACCAAGCGCCCAACCCGCGGCTGGCAGCCACCGTCGGCGCGATCACCAAGTCGTGCGCGGCCGCCGGCATCACCGTCGTCGATGCGACGTCGGAGTCGGCGGGCCCGCAGGCGCTGCGCGACGGCCAGCTCGACGTCCTGCTGGCCAGCACCGGCGGCGCGACCGGCAGCGGCTCGACCGGATCGTCGGCGCTGGACGCCTACACGCTGTTCGCCGGCAACGGCGACAACCTGCCGCGGTACTCCAATCCGCAGATCGACGGCATCATCTCGGCGCTGGCCGTCACCTCCGATTCGAAGGAACAGGCCAGGTTGCTCACCGACAGCTCGCCCATTCTGTGGGGCGACATGCCGACCCTGCCGCTGTACCGTCAGCAGCGCACGGTGCTGGTGTCGAAGAAGATGTACGCCGTCGAAGGCAATCCCACCAAGTGGGGCGCGGGCTGGAACATGGACAGGTGGGTGTTCGAGAAATGA
- a CDS encoding adenine phosphoribosyltransferase, which produces MTASVTDVLNALTREVPDFPEPGIQFKDLTPVLADRHGLAVITAAMAEIAEGADLVAGIDARGFLLGGAVAHRLGIGVLAVRKGGKLPPPVHSQTYTLEYGTATLEIPAEGIELAGRRVVIIDDVLATGGTLAAARSLLAAGGAEVSAAAVVLELPGLGGREKVAPLQVTSLQTI; this is translated from the coding sequence ATGACGGCTTCGGTCACCGACGTCCTCAATGCGCTGACCCGCGAGGTGCCCGACTTCCCGGAACCAGGAATCCAATTCAAGGACCTCACCCCGGTGCTGGCCGACCGGCACGGGCTGGCCGTCATCACCGCCGCGATGGCCGAGATCGCCGAGGGCGCGGATCTGGTTGCCGGCATCGACGCTCGCGGATTCCTGCTCGGCGGCGCGGTCGCCCATCGGCTCGGTATCGGTGTGCTGGCGGTCCGCAAAGGCGGGAAGTTGCCCCCGCCGGTGCACAGCCAGACCTACACGCTCGAATACGGCACGGCCACATTGGAGATCCCGGCCGAGGGGATCGAGCTTGCCGGTCGCCGCGTCGTCATCATCGACGACGTGCTCGCCACCGGCGGAACCCTGGCCGCGGCGCGTTCACTGCTCGCGGCCGGCGGTGCGGAGGTGTCGGCTGCCGCGGTGGTGCTGGAACTGCCAGGGCTCGGCGGGCGCGAGAAGGTCGCACCGCTGCAGGTGACCAGCCTGCAAACCATCTGA